The Podospora pseudopauciseta strain CBS 411.78 chromosome 2 map unlocalized CBS411.78m_2, whole genome shotgun sequence genome has a window encoding:
- a CDS encoding uncharacterized protein (SMCOG1034:cytochrome P450; antiSMASH:Cluster_3; COG:Q; EggNog:ENOG503NZJ7): MVFKHTAVLITQVFVCGTFKILFHINTMILQLAALVFGAIYVVVLTYRSWARHWKVPGPFFASISNLPRLRWAWSGEAHHVHMQLHDRFGRLVRLGPNCISIDDPEEVLKIYGTGVNLKKSDFYKVMQPMSCGRVIQGLFNTQDDDLHRAMKRPIANIYSMSNLVEFEPHVDTTICFFLTKLDEILAKDGQTVDLGTWLQWFAFDVMGEITFSKRLGFLDEAKDVDGIMGSIQKVFKYASWVGQIPWLDNLLAKNPLARFLPEGSSPIVAFALARAHERSNISEVEKTTTYHNTKDFMSRFLEAKEKNPDILDWFVTAWATSNVLAGGDTTAIMMRAVIYFLIKHQDCLGKLMEELSQANSEGRLSDNVTWKESQSLPYLDACVKEAGRLHPVIGLPLERVVGKGGVELCGVHFEGGTVVGMNPWVVHRSKEVFGEDADKFRPERWLCERERRVKMERCLLTFGAGRRTCLGKNISYLEIYKLIPTLFWRYRMTLEGDWKVQNHWMVAQTGLNVRMTPRCGGKKEVSV; encoded by the exons ATGGTCTTCAAGCACACGGCAGTCCTGATAACGCAGGTTTTCGTTTGTGGTACATTCAAGATTTTGTTTCATATAAACACCATGATCCTTCAACTTGCTGCATTGGTCTTTGGGGCGATAtatgtggtggtgttgacatATCGATCCTGGGCAAGACATTGGAAAGTTCCTGGACCCTTCTTCGCATCCATATCGAATCTCCCCAGGCTCAGATGGGCATGGTCTGGCGAAGCACATCATGTTCATATGCAGCTGCACGACCGATTTGGTAGACTTGTACGCCTCGGGCCGAACTGCATCAGTATTGACGACCCAGAAGAGGTCCTAAAGATTTATGGTACTGGGGTCAATCTCAAAAAG TCCGATTTCTACAAAGTTATGCAGCCCATGTCATGCGGCAGGGTGATCCAAGGGCTGTTCAACACCCAGGATGACGACCTCCACCGGGCTATGAAGAGACCGATTGCCAATATATACTCAATGTCGAATCTAGTCGAGTTTGAGCCACATGTTGACACCACTATTTGTTTCTTTCTGACGAAGTTGGATGAAATTTTGGCCAAAGATGGGCAAACAGTGGATCTTGGGACATGGCTTCAGTGGTTTGCCTTTGACGTGATGGGCGAGATCACGTTCAGCAAACGTCTTGGTTTTCTTGATGAAGCAAAGGATGTCGACGGGATCATGGGCAGTATTCAGAAGGTCTTCAAGTACGCCTCATGG GTTGGCCAGATCCCTTGGCTTGACAACCTCTTGGCGAAGAACCCTCTCGCACGCTTCCTTCCCGAAGGCAGCTCCCCCATTGTGGCGTTTGCTCTCGCCAGAGCGCATGAAAGATCAAACATCAGCGAAGTAGAGAAAACAACCACGTACCATAATACCAAGGACTTCATGTCTCGCTTTctggaggccaaggagaagaaccCGGATATCCTGGACTGGTTCGTCACTGCTTGGGCGACATCGAATGTCTTGGCTGGGGGCGATACGACTGCCATCATGATGAGAGCCGTCATTTACTTTCTGATCAAACATCAGGACTGTCTTGGTAAGCTGATGGAGGAACTTTCACAGGCGAATAGCGAGGGCCGACTATCGGATAATGTCACATGGAAGGAGTCTCAAAGTCTCCCGTACTTGGATGCGTGCGTTAAGGAGGCGGGCAGGTTACATCCTGTCATTGGGCTGCCGCttgagagggtggtgggtaAAGGTGGCGTGGAGCTTTGCGGCGTGCACTTTGAGGGGGGGACGGTTGTGGGAATGAATCCTTGGGTTGTTCACCGCAGCAAGGAGGTCTTTGGGGAAGATGCAGACAAGTTCAGGCCGGAGAGGTGGTTATgtgagagggagagaagggtcaagatggagaggtgTCTGTTGACGTTTGGAGCTGGACGGAGGACGTGCTTGGGGAAGAATATCTCATATTTGGAGATTTACAAGCTGATTCCAACTTTGTTTTGGCGGTATCGG ATGACGCTTGAGGGCGACTGGAAGGTGCAAAACCATTGGATGGTTGCTCAGACTGGGCTCAATGTCCGGATGACTCCAAGATGCGGTGGCAAGAAGGAGGTTTCGGTTTGA
- a CDS encoding uncharacterized protein (COG:S; antiSMASH:Cluster_3; EggNog:ENOG502SEZR): MVSVTFFATILSMGLAVLAAPANFNNTSVVEARDSCDSTKSFCPKGDRGQCNPGVDGCMHIYYCEHIWSQGDCAHSYSWTGECRNIPAKFDNAISSIANENVDQSDCHWFDGADCTGAQYSNENDQNLADGNGWWNDRISSYRCDYHGPAS, translated from the exons ATGGTCTCTGTTACCTTCTTTGCTACCATCCTCTCCATGGGGCTTGCTGTCCTTGCAGCCCCGgccaacttcaacaacacTTCGGTGGTCGAGGCCCGCGACAGCTGTGACTCCACGAAGTCTTTCTGTCCCAAGGGTGACCGTGGTCAGTGCAACCCCGGAGTTGACGGGTGCATGCATATCTATTATTGCGAGCACATCTGGTCTCAGGGCGACTGTGCTCACAGTTACTCTTGGACCGGCGAGTGTC GTAACATTCCCGCCAAATTTGACAATGCCATCAGCTCCATTGCCAACGAGAATGTCGACCAATCCGACTGCCACTGGTTTGA TGGTGCGGATTGCACCGGCGCCCAGTATTCGAACGAGAACGACCAAAACCTTGCCGATGGCAATGGTTGGTGGAACGACCGTATCAGCTCCTACCGCTGCGACTACCATGGCCCCGCTTCTTAA
- a CDS encoding uncharacterized protein (COG:L; antiSMASH:Cluster_3; EggNog:ENOG503PBDI), with translation MTLTFSHMSADSFIEQQLKGRKRPRVREAVSCWQCRTRKTRCDRESPCGQCKHRGIATECIYSTPKDRQDVPRSRSRLRVPLSSSAPSPSAQLSPEGPTQTHTPPDSCSSRGETPESTPTTPSPAEKQNVARTPRGNAYKGTAFKTRVMGLSHWLAPCNEMTVLKAMLDHSPEFHTSRKAFAELKAQLRTYNNVSEPSVGRDSTSLRSLLPERQECDAWIAKYFQTYGRLYGILDQPAFNRDLDRIYSGSLDHPVHICKILLAVSIAMQSSEQERHRGRRLARAVENCIYTPKFQKPCCGVVQVLLLLAVMKSILASETDKMYDLLPLHGLIRDITTSMGLHRDPALFVEVTPYFAELRKRLWWCFVRLNLEYSIRSGTQFSLRLEESDCPLPLPISLRTLDRESDGTTDSDLERTVENDIKFSVAAAKLAQVIGPLHQTLYSPQPPSTNELQARLRAGFGKFLTELPPALRSGAKPTDPIEELQQSLISIPMTSFLSITGLGSTLGTSPEASQRSQLLELWDNAASVLHQFRSLCQISSDMSNMACQLFWTDAARSAMASCWILGRLRQLDNIHILCHPQRTGCVFRELLTKSLVFLQDLWQTRYHLGVVAAKFNLLLAVSINVTSNLYADDVDTETFRQRLFDGAATAAQGLIANMQHGVQLRQQQQFSVPLITLDPPLLMSGSVEYPTWEVSDTGVGLLGGPDPLSRASTPLLGPDFLPFDYPTNMDFAGTMYTNNDFGFVMGTGGMFQDNMTLGLPPFVEQQGMVPLW, from the exons ATGACTTTAACATTCAGCCACATGAGCGCTGACTCGTTCATCGAGCAACAGCTGAAAGGGAGGAAACGACCCAGAGTTCGGGAAGCTGTGTCTTGCTGGCAG TGCCGGACGCGAAAAACACGATGCGATCGCGAATCTCCCTGTGGCCAATGCAAACATCGTGGTATCGCCACCGAGTGTATTTACAGCACTCCCAAAGACCGCCAGGACGTTCCAAGATCGCGATCAAGACTGCGCGTTCCTTTATCGTCCTCAGCTCCCTCACCATCAGCACAACTATCCCCTGAGGGCCcgacacaaacacacacgCCACCAGACAGCTGCTCATCAAGAGGGGAAACACCAGAGTCCACACCAACaacgccatcaccagccgAAAAGCAGAATGTTGCTCGCACACCGAGAGGCAATGCCTACAAGGGCACTGCATTCAAGACTCGCGTGATGGGCCTGAGCCATTGGTTGGCTCCATGTAACGAGATGACAGTGTTGAAGGCAATGTTGGATCACTCGCCTGAATTTCACACTAGTCGCAAGGCATTTGCCGAGCTCAAAGCTCAGCTAAGGACATACAACAATGTCTCCGAACCGTCAGTGGGAAGGGACAGCACCAGCCTTCGATCGCTATTACCCGAACGACAGGAATGCGATGCGTGGATCGCGAAATACTTCCAGACATATGGGCGCCTGTACGGAATCCTCGACCAGCCAGCTTTTAACAGGGATTTGGATCGCATTTATTCAGGTTCCCTCGATCATCCGGTGCACATATGCAAAATCCTGCTAGCCGTCAGCATCGCCATGCAGAGCAGCGAACAAGAGAGGCACCGTGGGAGGAGATTGGCCAGGGCTGTCGAGAATTGCATATATACACCAAAGTTCCAAAAGCCATGTTGTGGTGTGGTACAGGTTTTGCTGCTACTAGCAGTCATGAAGAGCATTTTGGCGTCGGAGACGGACAAAATGTACGATTTGCTTCCGCTTCATGGGCTGATCAGGGATATCACAACCAGCATGGGTCTTCATCGCGACCCAGCACTCTTCGTGGAGGTCACGCCGTATTTTGCCGAGCTCAGAAAGCGCCTCTGGTGGTGCTTCGTGCGGTTGAATTTGGAGTACTCGATACGAAGTGGAACACAGTTCAGTTTGCGCTTGGAGGAAAGCGACTGCCCATTACCACTGCCGATCAGTCTCCGTACGTTAGACCGGGAATCCGACGGAACGACAGACTCGGATCTTGAAAGGACAGTCGAAAATGATATCAAGTTTTCGGTCGCTGCAGCAAAGCTGGCCCAAGTCATTGGACCTTTACACCAAACGCTTTATtcaccccaacctccttctACCAACGAACTTCAGGCGCGTCTTCGAGCGGGATTTGGGAAGTTCCTGACAGAACTACCACCTGCACTGAGATCTGGCGCCAAACCCACAGACCCAATCGAGGAGCTTCAGCAATCTCTGATCTCGATCCCAATGACCAGCTTCCTCTCTATTACTGGACTGGGCAGCACATTAGGCACATCTCCAGAAGCTTCGCAACGCAGTCAGCTGTTGGAACTGTGGGACAATGCCGCTTCTGTTTTGCACCAGTTTCGCAGTTTATGCCAGATTAGCTCTGACATGAGCAACATGGCCTGCCAGCTATTCTGGACCGATGCTGCTCGTTCGGCGATGGCATCTTGCTGGATTCTTGGCCGACTACGCCAGCTAGACAACATCCACATTCTCTGCCACCCACAAAGGACAGGGTGTGTCTTCCGCGAGCTGTTGACCAAATCTCTGGTTTTCCTGCAAGACCTATGGCAGACGAGGTATCACCTAGGAGTGGTGGCAGCCAAGTTCAATTTGTTGCTGGCGGTCAGCATCAACGTCACATCAAATCTGTACGCCGATGACGTCGACACAGAGACATTCAGGCAAAGACTCTTTGACGGggcagcaacggcagcaCAAGGGCTGATTGCGAATATGCAGCATGGCGTGCAGCtacggcagcaacaacagttCTCTGTGCCACTCATTACGCTGGATCCTCCACTTCTTATGTCCGGTTCTGTAGAATATCCCACGTGGGAGGTGTCGGATACTGGCGTAGGGCTGTTGGGTGGTCCGGACCCCTTGTCCCGGGCCAGCACACCTTTGTTGGGGCCTGATTTTCTGCCTTTCGATTATCCCACGAATATGGATTTTGCTGGTACTATGTACACGAACAATGACTTTGGGTTTGTCATGGGGACTGGGGGGATGTTTCAGGATAATATGACACTGGGATTGCCGCCGTTTGTGGAGCAACAGGGGATGGTGCCTTTATGGTAG
- a CDS encoding uncharacterized protein (antiSMASH:Cluster_3; COG:T; COG:U; EggNog:ENOG503NY8Z) yields the protein MAPVSITTALLDLVAVVGETAAAVARFCRRSRDARSDLLAVTGELAQLQLVLELLREDTVVIDDGAIPEDVHNRALSTIGNCSNVIEEINKTLGSCERPNRGLQWTFAIKAEVDGQRELLKAHRDTLHMALDAVALLAVKGLKSAKSQVSVTVHDVGSDSEEVIDVCTAVTTPSTTGDQNLGLIQNTGAVTIYTEEPPHDPRSQWDDIFETLDQDSNGIINGDEAVPFFQQFNLPSQTLAEIWDQADEGSRGYLAKGQFAHAMELIQRARHDQLFNKLDAGGKGYLLGTEASPFLEQSCLPVETLGRIWQQVDKDNKGFLSREEFGMVLDLIRGERLVEPEDKARFDEVFARLDADGKGMITGEEACAFLNNSKLPDLVLGQIWELADVDTDGYLTKDEFAVAMYMIKQQRMGVTRLPKVVIRGVRFFDS from the coding sequence ATGGCTCCGGTATCCATCACTACTGCGCTTTTAGATCTTGTCGCCGTCGTCGGGGAAACGGCAGCGGCGGTTGCTAGGTTTTGTCGGCGTTCCCGAGACGCAAGGTCTGACCTTTTGGCAGTGACAGGCGAGTTGGCGCAGCTTCAGCTCGTGCTCGAGTTGCTGAGAGAGGATACGGTTGTCATTGATGACGGCGCCATACCCGAGGATGTTCACAACCGTGCTCTTTCGACGATCGGGAACTGCTCGAATGTCATTGAGGAGATCAACAAAACCCTTGGCAGCTGCGAGCGCCCCAATCGGGGCCTGCAGTGGACGTTTGCGATTAAGGCTGAGGTTGATGGTCAGCGGGAATTGTTGAAGGCTCACCGAGATACACTGCACATGGCGCTGGATGCCGTTGCTCTTTTGGCTGTTAAAGGTCTTAAGAGTGCTAAAAGTCAGGTTTCGGTGACTGTGCACGACGTCGGTTCGGATTCAGAAGAAGTGATAGATGTCTGCACCGCggtcaccaccccctcaaccactGGGGACCAGAATTTGGGATTAATTCAGAACACCGGAGCTGTCACAATATACACCGAGGAACCACCACATGATCCTAGATCCCAGTGGGATGACATCTTCGAAACTTTGGATCAGGACAGCAACGGGATTATAAACGGTGACGAGGCGGTGCCGTTCTTTCAACAGTTCAACCTACCAAGCCAAACCCTTGCTGAAATTTGGGACCAGGCAGATGAAGGCAGCCGAGGATATTTGGCCAAAGGACAGTTCGCTCATGCAATGGAGCTCATTCAGCGCGCCCGCCACGACCAGCTCTTCAACAAGCTTGACGcaggagggaaaggatacCTCCTTGGCACGGAAGCAAGCCCCTTTTTGGAACAGTCCTGTCTACCAGTGGAGACGCTGGGGAGGATCTGGCAGCAGGTGGACAAAGACAACAAGGGGTTCCTCAGCagggaggagtttgggatGGTGTTAGATCTTATTAGGGGGGAAAGGTTGGTTGAGCCGGAGGATAAGGCGCGGTTTGATGAGGTCTTTGCTAGGCTTGATGCGGATGGTAAGGGTATGATCACAGGGGAGGAAGCGTGTGCTTTCTTGAATAATTCCAAACTGCCGGATCTGGTGTTGGGACAGATATGGGAGCTGGCAGATGTGGATACGGATGGGTATCTTACCAAGGATGAGTTTGCCGTGGCGATGTATATGATAAAGCAGCAGAGGATGGGGGTTACGAGACTGCCGAAGGTTGTGATTAGGGGTGTGAGGTTCTTTGATTCATAG